Proteins found in one Rhinolophus ferrumequinum isolate MPI-CBG mRhiFer1 chromosome 9, mRhiFer1_v1.p, whole genome shotgun sequence genomic segment:
- the HP1BP3 gene encoding heterochromatin protein 1-binding protein 3 isoform X2 has translation MPIRRAVNSTRETPPRPPKSKLAEGKKGKPEPDISSEESVSTVEEQENETPPATSSETEQPKGEPESEEKEENKSSEETKKDEKDQSKEKEKKVKKTIPSWATLSASQLARAQKQTPMASSPRPKMDAILTEAIKACFQKSGASVVAIRKYIIHKYPSLELERRGYLLKQALKRELNRGVIKQVKGKGASGSFVVVQKSRKTPQKSRNRKNRSAAVDSEPQVKLEDILPLAFTRLCEPKEASYSLIRKYVSQYYPKLRVDIRPQLLKNALQRAVERGQLEQITGKGASGTFQLKKSGEKPLLGGSLMEYAILSAIAAMNEPKTCSTTALKKYVLENHPGTNSNYQMHLLKKTLQKCEKNGWMEQISGKGFSGTFQLCFPYYPSPGVLFPKKELDDSNDEDEDEDDSSEEDTEDEEPPPKRRLLKKTPAKSSGKAASMKQRASKPVPKVPAAQRGKARPLPKKASPKAKTPAKKARPSPSVIKKPSGSSSKKPSTSVRKEVKLPGKGKATMKKSFKAKK, from the exons ATGCCGATTCGACGAGCTGTGAATTCTACCCGGGAAACTCCTCCCAGACCTCCCAAAAGCAAGCTTgctgaagggaagaaaggaaagccaG AACCAGACATAAGTTCAGAGGAATCTGTCTCCACTGTGGAAGAACAAGAGAATGAAACTCCACCTGCCACATCGAGTGAGACAGAGCAACCAAAGGGGGAACCTGAgagtgaggagaaggaagaaaacaagtcTTCTGAGGAAACCAAAAAGGA tgagaAAGACCAGtctaaagaaaaggagaaaaaagtgaaaaaaacaatacCTTCCTGGGCTACCCTTTCTGCCAGCCAACTAGCCAGGGCCCAGAAACAAACACCGATGGCTTCCTCCCCACGTCCCAAGATGGATGCAATCCTAACTGAGGCCATTAAG GCATGCTTCCAGAAGAGTGGTGCATCAGTTGTTGCTATTCGAAAATATATCATCCATAAGTACCCATCTCTGGAGCTGGAGAGAAGGGGCTACCTCCTTAAACAAGCactgaaaagagaattaaatagAGGTGTCATCAAACAG GTAAAAGGAAAAGGTGCTTCTGGGAGTTTTGTGGTGGTCCAGAAATCAAGAAAAACCCCTCAGAAATCCAGAAACAGAAAG AACAGGAGCGCTGCAGTGGATTCAGAACCACAAGTAAAATTGGAGGATATCCTCCCATTGGCCTTTACACGCCTTTGTGAACCTAAAGAAGCTTCCTACAGTCTCATCAGAAAATATGTGTCTCAGTATTACCCTAAACTTAGAGTGGACATCAG GCCTCAGCTTTTGAAGAATGCTCTGCAGAGAGCAGTAGAGAGAGGCCAATTAGAACAAATAACTGGCAAAGGAGCTTCTGGAACATTCCAG CTGAAGAAATCAGGGGAGAAGCCCCTGCTTGGTGGAAGCCTGATGGAATATGCAATCTTGTCTGCCATTGCTGCCATGAATGAGCCGAAGACCTGCTCCACCACTGCTCTGAAGAAGTATGTCCTGGAGAACCACCCAGGGACCAATTCTAACTATCAAA TGCATTTACTGAAGAAAACGCTGCAGAAATGCGAAAAGAATGGGTGGATGGAACAGATCTCTGGTAAAGGATTCAGTGGTACCTTCCAGCTCTGTTTTCCCTATTACCCCAG CCCAGGagttttatttccaaagaaagaGTTAGATGATTCTAATGATGaggatgaagatgaagatgactCATCAGAAGAAGACACTGAGGACGAAGAGCCTCCACCTAAAAGAAG GTTGCTGAAGAAAACCCCAGCCAAGTCATCAGGGAAGGCTGCATCCATGAAGCAGAGGGCGTCCAAGCCTGTCCCTAAAGTCCCAGCTGCCCAGAGGGGGAAAGCTAGGCCCCTGCCCAAGAAAGCCTCTCCTAAGGCCAAAACTCCTGCCAAGAAAGCCAGACCCTCCCCCTCAGTTATCAAGAAACCCAGTGGTAGCTCTTCAAAGAAGCCTTCGACCAGTGTGAGAAAGGAGGTGAAATTGCCTGGCAAGGGCAAAGCTACCATGAAGAAATCTTTCAAagcaaaaaagtaa
- the HP1BP3 gene encoding heterochromatin protein 1-binding protein 3 isoform X1 → MATDTSQGELVHPKALPLIVGSQLIHVDKLGEKVEDNAMPIRRAVNSTRETPPRPPKSKLAEGKKGKPEPDISSEESVSTVEEQENETPPATSSETEQPKGEPESEEKEENKSSEETKKDEKDQSKEKEKKVKKTIPSWATLSASQLARAQKQTPMASSPRPKMDAILTEAIKACFQKSGASVVAIRKYIIHKYPSLELERRGYLLKQALKRELNRGVIKQVKGKGASGSFVVVQKSRKTPQKSRNRKNRSAAVDSEPQVKLEDILPLAFTRLCEPKEASYSLIRKYVSQYYPKLRVDIRPQLLKNALQRAVERGQLEQITGKGASGTFQLKKSGEKPLLGGSLMEYAILSAIAAMNEPKTCSTTALKKYVLENHPGTNSNYQMHLLKKTLQKCEKNGWMEQISGKGFSGTFQLCFPYYPSPGVLFPKKELDDSNDEDEDEDDSSEEDTEDEEPPPKRRLLKKTPAKSSGKAASMKQRASKPVPKVPAAQRGKARPLPKKASPKAKTPAKKARPSPSVIKKPSGSSSKKPSTSVRKEVKLPGKGKATMKKSFKAKK, encoded by the exons atggcgACTGATACGTCTCAAGGTGAACTCGTCCATCCTAAGGCACTGCCACTTATAGTAGGATCTCAGCTGATCCACGTGGACAAGTTAGGTGAG AAGGTAGAAGATAACGCCATGCCGATTCGACGAGCTGTGAATTCTACCCGGGAAACTCCTCCCAGACCTCCCAAAAGCAAGCTTgctgaagggaagaaaggaaagccaG AACCAGACATAAGTTCAGAGGAATCTGTCTCCACTGTGGAAGAACAAGAGAATGAAACTCCACCTGCCACATCGAGTGAGACAGAGCAACCAAAGGGGGAACCTGAgagtgaggagaaggaagaaaacaagtcTTCTGAGGAAACCAAAAAGGA tgagaAAGACCAGtctaaagaaaaggagaaaaaagtgaaaaaaacaatacCTTCCTGGGCTACCCTTTCTGCCAGCCAACTAGCCAGGGCCCAGAAACAAACACCGATGGCTTCCTCCCCACGTCCCAAGATGGATGCAATCCTAACTGAGGCCATTAAG GCATGCTTCCAGAAGAGTGGTGCATCAGTTGTTGCTATTCGAAAATATATCATCCATAAGTACCCATCTCTGGAGCTGGAGAGAAGGGGCTACCTCCTTAAACAAGCactgaaaagagaattaaatagAGGTGTCATCAAACAG GTAAAAGGAAAAGGTGCTTCTGGGAGTTTTGTGGTGGTCCAGAAATCAAGAAAAACCCCTCAGAAATCCAGAAACAGAAAG AACAGGAGCGCTGCAGTGGATTCAGAACCACAAGTAAAATTGGAGGATATCCTCCCATTGGCCTTTACACGCCTTTGTGAACCTAAAGAAGCTTCCTACAGTCTCATCAGAAAATATGTGTCTCAGTATTACCCTAAACTTAGAGTGGACATCAG GCCTCAGCTTTTGAAGAATGCTCTGCAGAGAGCAGTAGAGAGAGGCCAATTAGAACAAATAACTGGCAAAGGAGCTTCTGGAACATTCCAG CTGAAGAAATCAGGGGAGAAGCCCCTGCTTGGTGGAAGCCTGATGGAATATGCAATCTTGTCTGCCATTGCTGCCATGAATGAGCCGAAGACCTGCTCCACCACTGCTCTGAAGAAGTATGTCCTGGAGAACCACCCAGGGACCAATTCTAACTATCAAA TGCATTTACTGAAGAAAACGCTGCAGAAATGCGAAAAGAATGGGTGGATGGAACAGATCTCTGGTAAAGGATTCAGTGGTACCTTCCAGCTCTGTTTTCCCTATTACCCCAG CCCAGGagttttatttccaaagaaagaGTTAGATGATTCTAATGATGaggatgaagatgaagatgactCATCAGAAGAAGACACTGAGGACGAAGAGCCTCCACCTAAAAGAAG GTTGCTGAAGAAAACCCCAGCCAAGTCATCAGGGAAGGCTGCATCCATGAAGCAGAGGGCGTCCAAGCCTGTCCCTAAAGTCCCAGCTGCCCAGAGGGGGAAAGCTAGGCCCCTGCCCAAGAAAGCCTCTCCTAAGGCCAAAACTCCTGCCAAGAAAGCCAGACCCTCCCCCTCAGTTATCAAGAAACCCAGTGGTAGCTCTTCAAAGAAGCCTTCGACCAGTGTGAGAAAGGAGGTGAAATTGCCTGGCAAGGGCAAAGCTACCATGAAGAAATCTTTCAAagcaaaaaagtaa